TTCCCATATCCAATTCCACCCGCTTGCATGATTACTTTATCGTAACCAATTTTTCTGTTTTCTTCTTCGTGTTCAAAAGTCAAAACAGAACCAGTAATAAGCGGCTGTCCAAATTTATTTCCAAAATCAGAAGCTCCGTTTGAAGCTTTGATCAAAATATCCATTGGTGTTTGGTACAACCATTTTCTTTCTTCCACCGCATTTTCCCATTTTCTGTCGTCCTGAGCGGAGTCGAAAGATTTCAAACGAGAGTAAGAAGTCATGTAAACAGCAGTTCCAGCTAAAGGAAGCGAACCTTGTCCTCCTGCTAAACGGTCACGGATTTCTCCTCCAGATCCTGTAGCAGCACCATTGAAAGGTTCAACAGTAGTTGGGAAATTGTGTGTTTCGGCTTTTAAAGAGATAACAGAATCAAATTCTTTTATTTCGTAAAAATCAGGTTTATCAGCCGATTTTGGTGCAAATTGCTGCACTTTTGGTCCTTTTACAAAAGCAACGTTGTCTTTGTAAGCAGAAACAATATCGTTAGGATTTTCCTGAGATGTTTTTTTGATTAATTTGAAAAGAGAAGTTTCTTTTTCTTCGCCATCGATCACAAAAGTTCCGTTGAAAATTTTGTGGCGGCAGTGCTCTGAATTTGCTTGAGAGAAAGCAAAAATCTCAGAATCCGTTAATTTTCTTCCCAGTTTAGCTGAAAGATTGTTTAAGTATTCAACTTCTTCTTCGCTTAAAGCTAAACCTTCAACTTTGTTGTAAGCCGCAATATCATCAATCTCCAAAATTGGTTCTGGCTGAATGTTGATAGTGAAGATTTCTTGATCTAATTCGTTGAATTTTTGGAAAAGCATAGGGTCAAAATCAGTAAAATCTGCCGTTGCCGGATGAAATTCTTCAATTCTGATAATGCCCGGAACACCCATATTTTGAGTGATTTCTACAGCATTTGTGCTCCACGGTGTGATCATAGTGGCACGGGGACCAACAAAAAAACCCGTCAGTGCGGATTTTTCGATCTTATTTGCGTCGGCAAAAAGCCAGTTTAATTTTGAAATGTCTTGAGCTGAAATTTCGTTTTGCGTTTGTACGGCAAAAACAGTTTTGCTTTGGTTTTCAAAGAAATGGATCATTGTGATGTGTAGTTTGTTGTATTGAGCTGCAAATTTAGTTTAAATAAATAGCAAGCGCAAATTTGATAACAAACTCTTTTGAAAAAAATGAAATTGAACTGAAATTAAGTTAAAAATTAAGAATGTGGTTGGTTTTTGTAGAGTTGCTAAGATGATGAGTTTTGTTTCACGCAGATTTAGCAGATTTAGCAGATTTATTTTTTTTACTGAATTAAAAAACTTTGTCTGTAATATATTTTTGATCTGCTTATCTGCGGTAGAAATATTTCCCAAAAGAGGCAGAGTATTTTTATTTCACGCAGATTTGGCAAATTGTACAGATTTAATTTTTTGAGTTATTTAAAAATCTGTGTCAATTAATTTTTAAGATTTAATCTGTTTTTGATCTGCCAAATGCGTGAAAAAAATTATTCTATTACAATTTTCTTAATGATCGTTTTTGAATCTTTTTGGATTTTAACGACATAAATTCCTTTTACGAGATGAACAGCTGTAATGACAGCATCGGTACTGTTTTGTTTTTCGAAAACTTTTTGTCCTGTAAAAGAGAAAATTTCTAAGTCGTAAGGAGAATCAAAATTGTCTAAACCTATATTGAAGATTCCATTTGACGGATTTGGGAAAATCAAAACTTCATTAGATGTTTCAACCACTTCTTCTTCAATTGGGCGAGCCATTTTGCTTCCTAAATTATTGCAGGTATCTTGTGAAAACGAATCCCATTGTGCACTTAAGTTAAAAGTGGTGCTTGGAGAAGTTACGGTTGATTTTCTTCTTAAAGTAACATCAATAGCAAAATTGGCTGTTCCGCCATTAAAGGTTCCGATGATGTCAATCAAAACGCCATTTTTGAATAAACCTACGGCATCATTTCCATTGAAAGTTAATTCGGTTGCCGTTGTTGAGATATTAGCTGAACTCGTAGAAAAACAACTTGATGACATTGAACTGTTTACCACAACAAATTTGCTTCCTGTTGCTAATGTACCACTCAGAGCCAATCCTGTGCTCCATGAACCAGCACCGTTTGTCTGTTTTTTGATCGTATAAGCAGATAAGTTTACAGAACTTCCAGTATTGTTGGCAATTTCTAAAGCTTTGTTATTTCCAGAACCTTCAATGTATTCAGAAAAAAGAAGATCTGTTGCAGTTCCTGTTCCGCTGCTGTTGGTTGTAACTGAAATAGTATTGCTTGAAGCAGAAGCATTTCCAGCCGCATCTTTTGCTTTTACATAAATTGAATAAGTGGTAGAAGCGGTTAAACCCGTAATGGTAGCTGTAGTTCCAGAAACAGTTGTTTTTAAAACGCTATTAGCATAAACATCATATCCTGTTACGGCCACATTATCTGTAGAAGCGGTCCAGCTAAGCGAAATTGAAGTTGCTGTTTTTGTGGTTGAAGCCAAACTTGTTGGAGTTGTTGGTGCTTGAGTATCTCCAGAAGGAGGAGTGCCGCCCCAAATTTGATTTACATATTCAGGATGATCGATAAATGGATTTCGGTTGTTCTGACGTGCGTAAATCGCATTGTTTCTTGCAATTTCTCTTGCGCTCACAGGGTCTTGAGCGTGCCAAGCTAAAAGCATGTTTAAGAATGCTGTCGTAAAAACTTGATTGCTTGAGCCATTAAACATGGCATATGAATATCCTGCAACGGTGTTTTCATATCGTGTTGCAAAATAGAAATACATTCTGGCAATATCTCCTTTAAAAGCATTTATTGGCTCGAAAACTGTTCCCGAATATCCAGAAACGGCACTTGAACCCAATTTGCTTCCGTTTTGAGAAGTATAAGTAGCTGAATTTACATTTCCGTGAGGGTAGTTCGAACGCATTCCGTTTACTTTTCCGTCAGTTGGGGTAATAAAATGCGCATCCGCAACCATTGGGAACTGTTCATTAAAAACCGACTGTGGAATAATGTGTTCTCTATTATAGCAATCTCCTTCGGCAGAATAGTTTCCGCATCTTTGGGTTGTTCCTGTGGTGTAGTTATATGGATCTGTTCCTGATGGATTTTCAGAATACATGTCTAAAATAGTTCCGTCATTTTCATAAAAATTATCAACGTCAGAAGTTTGATAAGTGGTGTAAAGTCCGGCATAACCGTTATTGGTGTGGTCTTTAATAATGTTATACAATTGTGTTTTTAAAGTATAACCCGTTCCGGTTGCAGTGCTGTAATAACCCGAAGGGATTTGAGCAAAACCAATTGTGGCAAACATCAATAACAGTAAAAAGTAGTTTTTTTTCATAAATTAATAGTTTAAAATTTGGTTACGGTTTTTTGTTTTTAACTTTTAAATATTTGAATTTTAATTGATTAAAAACGAATTGTAACAAATCTACTACTTTTATGAATGCAATACGTTAAGCGATGTTTAATTTTAGATATATTTTCTTACGGGTGTTTTGAGGTTATTTAAAGTAACTTTTTTGAGCCTGAATTTTGTTAATTGACAATCCTCTAAATTTATTTTCCTTAATAGCTTTTTCAATGATTTGAGTAGTTTTAACGCCAAGAATAAAAGATGGACTTATTTCTCTTCCGCTTCCAAAACCTACACTCGTAGAGAATATTCCTTCTTCAATTATTTTACCTGTTTTGTGAAAGAAATCTGGAACAGGAACGACTTGATCATTGTATTGATTGCATTTATTACAAAATCTATCCTTTTGCCAAGCAGAAAACTCTAAAATTTCTAAAGGTTTCATTAAAAATAAAGAGTTATCTTCATTAAGTGGAAGAAAATCAACATTAAAATTTAATCCTTCAATGTATTTTTTAAATTTTAAAGATGAAATAAACCTACGTTCATAAGTGGCGCTAAAGTCGGCTTTATTTCTTATTTTAAAACCAGTAGGTAAATACGAAAAATCGATACAACATTCACACTCATCACAGAATACGGATTTAGGTGCATTTTCAAAAAAATACTCATGATTGTTAATACAGCTAAGATTGTATGCTATTGTAATATTCTCTTCCATTTTTTGTCTAACAATTTGTTATGCAAAAATAATATTATTTAAAGAAAAAACTTACTTTAATTGCTCAGAAAAAATAATGAGTTTATTCAAAGATTCACTTTTTTGCTGAAATCTTTTTTATGGCTTTCTGGTATTCTTTTTCAAAATTCTTTCCGTGATCATCAACTATTGTGATGCCATAATCGTAAATGCGGTTCTTTTTTATTTGGTAAAAGGAAACCCAATCTTGACCAGATGCAGCATAACTTTCTACAATATTATATTTTGGATTGTATGTCGGATTTTTGATTTCTTCAAAACCAATGACTTTTATAAAGTTGTTTGTTTTTGGATTGTAGAGATACAAGTTATACGTCCAATTGCTTCTTACATCAGAAATGTTCTGAATCAAAATATCTTTTATGCCGTCATTATTGAAATCTTGGAATTCGATTTTTTGAGTACTGCTAAAAATCGAATCTTTTACTAAAACAGAAGATTTGTTATTTGTCTTTTGAATTATACTTAAAATTGAATTTTTTTCACCATCGTAACCGTCTTTTTCAGTCTCGAAGTTCTTGAGTTGTATTGTAAATCCTTTGTTTTTATAAATAGAATCACACTGAATCGTTTTTGTATTTTGTGCAAACGTGCTCATGCAGGCTAGAATAAAAACTGCGATAGAAAGATTTCTCTTCATTTGATAATCGTTTTAGATAAAAAACTTTTAAAACTTAGAGTTTATACTCTGTATCTTTTTACTTCGGAAAATCTTTACTCTGATAAGCGCCCAAATCCGGTGGAGAAGTTCTAGTAATTCCTAAAATATCTGTTGGAATGATGAATGCCTGATTCCCTTTCGCGAAAGCGGCAGAAGTTTTATCGATATTCAGCTGATTTTTTGAAACGTTGTAAAACTTCGGATTTTCATTTAAAATGATGTTGTTGTAGTGTTCTGTATCGGTTTTGAATTGATAATCAGCATTTGTTGAACTTCCAAATTTCAGCAGGCAATTGTTTAATTGATAAATGAAAGCTGCGCCTGTATTTTTGCTCAAATTGAATTCATACGATGTTGAACCGTAAATAATGCAATTGTTGAAAGTTGCCTGAGTCAGCGGATTGGTTTCGGGTGATGCTCCTACCAGACTATTACTTAAATTAACGGCAAACTGAGAACTGCCTGACCAATTATTGTTAAAAGTACAATGCGTAAAACTGTAATTTCCGCCATAAACACAAGATAAACCTGCTAAACCAGCATAATTAATAGCGATATTTTCTCCTGTAATATGTGCATTTTGAGCTAAAATTCCGTACTCAACGCAATTGTAAATTTGAGTGTTTTTAATTTCAATCGTATTTGACGGACTTCTGAATTCTAATCCCGTAACAGCATTTTTTAAAGTCAAATGATTGATAGAATGATTGGCACTTCCTTTTTCAAAAATCACAGATTTCCATTGTCCTGGAATATCTGAGTAAAGTGATTCTAAACGATCGCCTTCAAAAATGACTTCTTTTTCAAGTTTGTCAGTTGTAGAAACCGCTCCGTTAATTTGAAGAGAAGCTTTATCGCCAACATATAATCCTGAACCGGCATGAAAATGAACTCTTGCGCCGGCTTCAAACGTGATGGTTTTATTTTCGGGAACTCCAGCGTACCCATAAATTACATAAGGTTTCGTATTCGTAAAAAGAAGTTCATTTCCGTTTACAGCATCATTCTCGTCCAGATAAAATCCATCAACAGCTTTACCGTCGATTTGGATTTTTTCTTTTGTTCCGTCAGGATTTTGTTTTGGATATAAAAATACTGCATCTTGAATCAATGTTACCAAAGCGACTTGTTGAAGATTTGCACCGCTGTCAAATTGAATTTCATCGGTATACAAGAAATCAGTTGGATTGGCATCCGTAATATCGGCAGTGGTTTCTATAAAAATATAGAGGCTGTCTTTTGCTAAAAGTGTAACATTGTTGAAAATCTTTCCGTTGTTGCCATTCATTCCGTCAACGGTCATTCGGTATTTAGAAGCCAGACCTTTTTTCAGCTGTATAATCGGAATTGAAATGTCGTTTTTGCTTCTATTAAAGACTTTTAATTGGTAAGTGCTTGAACCGATGTTTTTGAAAACAGTATCCAAATATACAGTGTCTTTTGAAAACTTTAAATCTCCAGTGCTGGCAACGGTATCAAAATCAGTTCTACAGGAACTCATCGCGATGAATAAACCAAAAATAAAAAGTATAAAATATTGACGCATTTGAATAGTTTTACCGCGGATTAAAGATTGTATTTTCTACATCATGCAAAAAAATAATCTGAGATAATCTGTTTCATCAGTGGCAAAAAAAATATTTTTCAGCCAAAGATAGTTTCCGATTGTTTTTGTAAAAATAACAAAAAACTTACATGTTTGAAGTTGAATTTTAATTTTCGAATGGGATTTTTCAATTTGTGTCAATATCTTCTTTAATTTTACGATTTTAAAGAATAATTTAATGAATCATACAAAAGAGCAGATTTTGGCGCGCTGTAATGAGTTTACAAAAAACACATTAATGGAAACGTTGAAAATAGAATATATCGATGCCGGAGAAGATTTTTTAACTGCAAAAATGCCTGTAAATCCAAGTGTTCACCAGCCAATGGGATTGTTGCACGGCGGGGCTTCGGTAGCTTTGGCAGAAAGCGTTGGAAGTGCTGCTTCTTTCTTTTTTATCAATCCAAAAGAGCAGGAGGTAAGAGGTATCGAAATTTCGGCAAATCATCTAAAAAGTATTCGTGAAGGTTATGTTTTTGGGACAGCCAGAATTATTCACAAAGGAAGAAGCCTGCATCTTTGGGAAATCAAAATTACCGACGAAGAAGGAAATCTGGTTTCACTTTGCAAACTGACGAATATGGTTTTAGACAGAAAGAAAAGTGAATAAATTATGAATCCATTTTTCTTAAAAATTAAAAATCATAAAGAACAAAATTTACCCTTTGTACTTTATTCAAAACCGAATACCGAAAACCTAATTGGGATTTTACAACAAAATAATACGTTACATACCGTTTCAGATTACAGCGAAAAAGGATTTGTTTTTGCTTCTTTTGATGAAAAACAACTAATTCTGATTCCAGAGAATGAATCGGAAATTATTACGGCGAATAAAGAAACAACTGTATTTGAACCTATTGAAATTGATGATTTAAGTTCTGATTCAGAAGCTAAATTTCAATATGAATATTTGGTCGCGCAAGGAATTCAGGCAATTAAGAATGAAGAATTCAAAAAAGTGGTTTTGTCACGAAGTGAAGAAGTGACTTTAACCGAATTTGATTTTATTGAAACGTTTCAGCACTTGGTGCAGTTATATCCAGCGACTTTTTGTTATTGTTTCTTCCATCCGAAAATCGGACTTTGGATGGGAGCAACTCCAGAAAAACTGTTGAAAGCCAATGGAAATGTTTTCGAAACAATGGCTCTGGCAGGAACGCAGAAGGATAATAATGAAACTGAAATCGTTTGGCAGCAGAAAGAAAAAGACGAACAGCAATTTGTGACTGATTTTATTGTAAAACGTCTTCGAGAATTTACAGCTTCGGTTGTAGTTTCTGAACCTTACAGTTTAAAAGCGGGATCGATCTGGCACATTAAAACGGATATTTCTGGAGTTTTAAAGGATAATTCAACTTTAGAAGAGGTGATTGATACTTTGCATCCAACGCCAGCAGTTTGTGGTTTTCCAAAGAAAAAATCGAAAGTGTTTATTATCGAAAATGAAAATTACGACCGTACTTTTTATACTGGTTTTTTAGGCGAATTAAACAGCACTTTTGCTGGAGCTGATGCAAGTTCTGATTTATTTGTAAATTTACGATGCATGCAGATTCAGGATACTAAAGCCATTTTATACATGGGCTGCGGTATTACCAAAGAAAGCATTCCCGAAAAAGAATGGGAGGAAAGCGTGAATAAATCCATGACGATGAAAAGGGTTTTGAGAGTTATGAGTTAGAAGTTATGAGTTATGAGTTGTGAGTTAAAAGTTATGAATTATAAGTTTTAGAACTGAATCTCTTTAAACAAAGTTTGAATTCGTGTGTCACCCTGAGCGAAGTCGAAGGGCACAAAGGGCTTCGACTCCGCTCAGCCTGACAACTTGAAACCTGAAACCTGAAACCTGAAACAAAATAAACAAAAAAATGAAACTAGATATATTAGCTTTTGGGGCGCATCCGGATGATGTTGAATTAGGTTGTGCCGGAACTATTTTAAAAGAAGTTTCCCTTGGAAAAAAAGTGGGAATTGTTGATTTAACGCGAGGCGAATTAGGAACGCGTGGAACTGCAGAAATAAGAGATCAGGAAGCAAAAGATGCTGCGAAGATTTTAGGGGTTCTGATTCGTGAAAATTTGGCCATGCGCGATGGGTTTTTCGTTAATGATGAAAAACACCAATTAGAAGTCATTAAAATGATTCGTAAATACAAACCTGAAATTGTATTGTGTAATGCTGTTGACGATCGTCATATCGATCATGGAAAAGGAAGCAAATTAGTTTCTGATGCTTGTTTTCTTTCGGGTTTGATGAAAATTGAAACTTCGATTGACGGAGAGAAACAAGAAGCTTGGAGACCCAAAGTGGTTTATCATTATATTCAGTGGAAAAATATCACTCCGGATTTCGTTGTAGACATTACAGGATTCGAAGAAAAGAAAGTCGAAGCGATTATGGCGTATAAGACTCAATTTTACGATCCGAATTCAAATGAACCTGCAACGCCAATTACGAGTAAAAACTTCTTTGAGAGTTTAAATTATCGTGCGCAGGACTTGGGAAGGCTAGTTGGGAGAGATTTTGCCGAAGGATTTACAGTTGAAAGGTGTTTGGCAGTCAATAGCTTAGAAAATTTATTGTAATTTTTTCATTTTTTTCTTTGTAGAACTCAACCTTTGTTCTATATTTGCACTCGCTAAGCAAAAATGGTGGTTGTAGCTCAGCTGGTTAGAGTAGCGGTTTGTGGTGCCGCGGGTCGCCGGTTCGAACCCGGTCAGCCACCCAGATTTAAAGCCTTGAAGAAATTCAAGGCTTTTTTTGTTTTCGACCGAAAACAAATTTCAATAATAGAAAATCCAAATTCCAAATTGTAAAGATTTGGAATTTGGATTTTTATTTAGAACTATAAAGCTAGCTATTTTAAGATAAGGGAAAATCTTCTCAAGAAATACTTGGAATCTTTGTCAAAGTTTAAAACTTTGACAAAGATAATTTGTAAGCATTATTATTAAACTTTATGAAAGCTAATTACGAAGATTTCCAGCTCTTTAGAGAACCGAATTTGGAATTTACAATTTAAAATATTCGTATTTAATAAAAAAAGCACAACGGTTAAGTTGTGCTTTTTGGAATAGTTATTATATTTGGTTTATGTATTATCAGATTTCCTCAAATGTAGTTCCTTCTTTAATGTCGCCAGTTTTATAACCTTTTTTAAACCAGTACATTCGTTGTTCAGATGATCCGTGGGTAAACGAATCGGGAACTATACGTCCTTGCATTTTACTTTGAATAGCATCGTCTCCAACCGCATTTGCTGCACTTAACGCTTCATCAATATCATCGGGATCTAAGTTTTCCTGATTGTAATGTGCCCAAACTCCCGCATAAAAATCAGCTTGAAGTTCTAAGGCTACAGAAAGTTTATTAGCTTCGGCCTGACTTTTTCCCTGCTGATCGCGACGCATTTTTTCAGATGTTCCTAACAATGTCTGAATGTGATGTCCAATTTCGTGAGCAATTACATAGGCAATAGCAAAATCTCCGCCTTTGGCCCCAAATTTGGTTTTAAGTTCTTCAAAGAAACCTAAATCCATATAAACAATTTGATCTGCCGGACAATAAAATGGTCCAGATGCCGAAGATGCTCCTCCGCAAGCGGTATTTACAGCACCTCTAAAAAGTACCAATTTAGGTCTTTTGTAAGTCATTCCATGTTCAGCGAATATTTTACCCCAGATGTCTTCAGTATCGGCCAAGGTTACTTTTACGAAACTGCCCATTTCTTTGTCTTCTTTGCTCAGTGGAGCTGCAGCTTCAGTTTGTGTTGGCTGACCGCCTTGCATTTGTTCTAAAGCAGATCCTACAGCTTGGCCCGTTTCACCGCCAAAAATATTTAATAGCAAAATAATGATTCCAATAACTCCACCGCCAATAGCGACTTTTCCTCCAGATAAACCTCTTCGGTCTTCAACATTATCACTTTCTCTTCTGCCTTGCCATTTCATAGTAAATAGTTTTATGCTTATATGTTATTTGTTGTACGAATTTATATATTTTTTATGAATTAATTAACATTTATAAGATTTAGTTTAAAAAATTATTTCAGCCATTTTACCAAAGTTTCTTCAACCGTTCCTTTCATAATAGGTTTTGAGATATAATCATCCATTCCTGCAGAAATACATTTGTTACGCTCTTCTTTTTCAGCCCCCGCAGTTACGGCTATAATGGGCGTATTTTTGCCTAAAACGGTATTTCGTATGGCTTTTGTGGTTTCATAACCATTCATAATAGGCATCTGAATGTCCATAAATACAAGTGTTGGATTAATAGATTCAAACTGCTGTACTGCTTCGTATCCATTTTCACATTCAAAAATAAAAGCATTATTATACAGGTTTTTTACAATAGTTTTTAAAAGCAGCATATTGACTTTGTTGTCTTCAACAATTAGAAAACGGATATTTTTATTTGCCGGTTCGTCTTCATCGTCGTCATAATCGGATTGCATGTTTTTAAATTCGGCGTTGTATTTTTCGCTGATGCTTTGATTGCTGGTTTTTAAATTCAAATCAAAGAAGAAGTTGCTTCCTTCGCCTATCGTACTTTCAAGCTGTAATCGGCTTTCCATTAAGGCTAATAATTGGTTTGAAATGGTTAATCCTAATCCAGTTCCTCCAAATTTTCGGGTTGTGGAACTATCTGCCTGCGAAAATGCTTTGAAGATTTTCTTTTGGTTTTTTTCTAAAATTCCAATTCCGGTATCAATAACAGAGAAACGTATGGTGCAATTGTTGTTTTTGTTTTTTTCTAAAACCGAAACATTCAATTTGATTGATCCTTCATTGGTAAATTTTACAGCATTTGAAAGCAGGTTGATCAAAATTTGTTTGATTCTCACAATATCGGTCCAGATGTATTTTGGAACATTAGGATCGACGTTTAGTTCCAGCTGCAGGTTTTTCTGGTTCGATTCATACACGATTAAATCAAATACTTGCCCGAGAACTTTTTTAATATCGTATAGGTCAATAAAAAGTTCTAGTTTTCCAGCTTCAATTTTAGAAAAATCAAGGATATCGTTTATAATCTCCAACAGTGAATGTGCCGACTGATTAATCGTAGTCATGTATTTCTCTTGAATTTCTTCTAATTCGGTTTTCATCAATAAATGTGTAAAACCAATAATACCGTTTAGCGGCGTTCGGATTTCGTGTGACATATTGGCCAGAAAATCAGATTTTGATTTATTGGCTGCTTCCGCTAATTGTTTGGCTTTAATAGCGTCTTCGGTTTCTTTTTTATTGGTAATGTCAAAGTAAATTCCACCCACAAATTCAATTTCGTCGCCTTTCTTAATTACGTCGCCAAATTCTTCCACCCAGATATATTCGCCTGTTTTGCGTTTAATACGGTAAACATTATGCAGAGGCATTCCGTTTTGAAGATTGTCGATTTGATTGTTAATGACTTCGTCGCGGTCGTCTTGGTGAATAAGGGATAAAAACGATAAGTTATTTTCAATAAATTCTGTTTTTGAATATCCGGTTAGGTTTTGGATTTCATCATTTAGAAAGATTTTTGTAGAAAAAGCATCAAACTTAGATAAGTAAACGGTTCCTGGAATATTGTTGGCAATAAGTTTGAATTTTTCTTCACTTTCAATGATTTTACTTTCGTTTCGGTTTCTTTCTAATGCAGATGAAATGTTGTTTGCCAAAATCTGGAAGATGTAGATTTCTTCTTCAGACCATTTTCTTTCTTCGGTACAATCATCAAAACCAATGAAACCTGTAAATTCATCATTAACGTACAATGGCAGAATCAAAATCGATTTGATCTCATTGTCAAGCAGTAATTGTTTGAAAAAGGCATTTTCGAGTTTTCGGGTAAAAGAGCTTAAAATGCGTTTGTTTTTGGCGGCATCAAAGATTTCTTGAAGATTCTCTTCGGTCATGTGTCGCAGAGGCGTAATCTGATGTCGGATTCCTTTTCGCGACCATTTGTATTTTTGGCTGACGGTATTTGTTGAAAAATCCCTTTCGTAATAATACATATGATCTGCTTTGGAAGCTTTTCCAATTAAATCGTACGTTTCCTGAAACATTTCTTCGGTTGATTTACTCAGCAGGAATTTTTCGGTACAAAGCGAAAGTGCGGAAAGCAGCTGACTCTTAAATTCCAGTCTCTTCTCGGCTTCCAAACGCATTTGAGATGAAATGGCAAGTGAAATTACGTCTGAAATAGTTCTGGCATAATTGATATCTTCATTGTCCCATTCCCGCTGTTCTTTTGTGCTTTCAAAGCAAACTACTCCGGCCAGTTGTCCGCTTAAAAATATAGGAACATCAAGCATGGATTTAATTTGGTTTTTGGTGAAATAAACTCTTTCAAATTCTGAAGTTTCCAATTTGTTAAAAACATCAGGAGCGTTTATAATGGCTTTATTCTGCAGGGTTTCAAAATAAATAGGATAGGATTCTTTACTTAAAATATTTTTATCATTCAGATTTTGATTATCCATGCTGTACAAATTTTTGCAGGTAATCAAATCCTTGTTATATTTCCAAAAACTCACTCTATTGGCTTTACTGACTGTAGAAGCTTCTTTGATAATGTAATCTATAACTGTATCTAAATTATTGTAAGTGCTGAAATCTGTAGTCGAGAGTTTTTTGGTTGAATTGTTGAAAGCTTCAATTTTTTCGAGTCGTCGTTTTTTCTCGTTTTCAGCATTTTTTATTTCAGTAATATCACGGGCAATTCCCGCAAATCCGATAGTTTGTCCCAGATCGTTTTTACGGATAATGATTTTCTGGGAAATCCATAATTCCTGACCATTTTTCTTTAATATCGGAATCTCGATGATAGGGAAATTAGCGCCGTTGCTTTCAAAATTTTCATAAAAATCAACGGCACTCAAAGAATATTTTTCATGAATAAAGTTTGAATAATGTTTGTTGATTATTTCGTCTTCGGCATACCCCAAAAGCGCATACGCAAATTCATTTATAAAAGTAAAATGACCTTCTGCATCAATTTCGAATATAATATCAGTCGCGGTCTGGATAAGGTTTTTATATTGGTCTTGAACATTAACCTGTTCCGTAACATCTTGTCCAATACTGATAATCAAATCATCAGAGAACTTTTTATCTTTCCATTGAATGTATTTGAATTCTCCGTTTTTGCTTTTTAATTTTCGGGTATACAGTTTATTTTCTTCCCGATTTTCGGGATCATTTT
This is a stretch of genomic DNA from Flavobacterium endoglycinae. It encodes these proteins:
- a CDS encoding PAS domain S-box protein — translated: MVTNYSFFNLLVSGITRFGNTLKSIVTNWYVFNSDIIFYNNPKFIILGLSLFGFLGLLVYQFFRIKAKIGNFIEKKKEAETVSKEYQLYILFFGIAVIVIEIINEIFKIRPKSLLIVNVSIGFAVLLCYVITDKVKWLRDKIQQIFIFSFFLYISYVCFNIINLANDVVPIIVFLISFFFSYNILKPIKIYWAFVSIIFIFLVATIVFHLIPLKSSILLLNFCILIFIINQVKYAVLLNNRNNFRFANEIVHKGNSLTIATDQKGQILFCSETITPILGYQPEEVMGLNFWKFTKSDEFSEKNDPENREENKLYTRKLKSKNGEFKYIQWKDKKFSDDLIISIGQDVTEQVNVQDQYKNLIQTATDIIFEIDAEGHFTFINEFAYALLGYAEDEIINKHYSNFIHEKYSLSAVDFYENFESNGANFPIIEIPILKKNGQELWISQKIIIRKNDLGQTIGFAGIARDITEIKNAENEKKRRLEKIEAFNNSTKKLSTTDFSTYNNLDTVIDYIIKEASTVSKANRVSFWKYNKDLITCKNLYSMDNQNLNDKNILSKESYPIYFETLQNKAIINAPDVFNKLETSEFERVYFTKNQIKSMLDVPIFLSGQLAGVVCFESTKEQREWDNEDINYARTISDVISLAISSQMRLEAEKRLEFKSQLLSALSLCTEKFLLSKSTEEMFQETYDLIGKASKADHMYYYERDFSTNTVSQKYKWSRKGIRHQITPLRHMTEENLQEIFDAAKNKRILSSFTRKLENAFFKQLLLDNEIKSILILPLYVNDEFTGFIGFDDCTEERKWSEEEIYIFQILANNISSALERNRNESKIIESEEKFKLIANNIPGTVYLSKFDAFSTKIFLNDEIQNLTGYSKTEFIENNLSFLSLIHQDDRDEVINNQIDNLQNGMPLHNVYRIKRKTGEYIWVEEFGDVIKKGDEIEFVGGIYFDITNKKETEDAIKAKQLAEAANKSKSDFLANMSHEIRTPLNGIIGFTHLLMKTELEEIQEKYMTTINQSAHSLLEIINDILDFSKIEAGKLELFIDLYDIKKVLGQVFDLIVYESNQKNLQLELNVDPNVPKYIWTDIVRIKQILINLLSNAVKFTNEGSIKLNVSVLEKNKNNNCTIRFSVIDTGIGILEKNQKKIFKAFSQADSSTTRKFGGTGLGLTISNQLLALMESRLQLESTIGEGSNFFFDLNLKTSNQSISEKYNAEFKNMQSDYDDDEDEPANKNIRFLIVEDNKVNMLLLKTIVKNLYNNAFIFECENGYEAVQQFESINPTLVFMDIQMPIMNGYETTKAIRNTVLGKNTPIIAVTAGAEKEERNKCISAGMDDYISKPIMKGTVEETLVKWLK